A window of the Acidobacteriota bacterium genome harbors these coding sequences:
- a CDS encoding metal-dependent hydrolase — MKLTYHGHSCFELACENGRVIVDPFLTGNGHAKIAPSEVKADAVLVSHGHGDHVGDTVEIARRNACVVVSNFEIANWMGAQGVGAHPMHIGGAFTFPWGRVKLVPALHGSALPDGSYGGNPAGFLIFMGGKTVYYAGDTALHSDMGLYGRLYPADLALLPIGDNFTMGIDDAVEAAVLCGAKEVMPIHYDTFPVIPADPSTFAAKAAARGVKVRVVGFGETVDV; from the coding sequence TTGAAGCTGACGTACCACGGGCATTCCTGCTTCGAGCTGGCGTGCGAGAACGGGCGGGTGATCGTGGACCCGTTTCTGACGGGGAACGGCCACGCGAAGATCGCGCCCTCTGAGGTGAAGGCGGATGCGGTCCTGGTGAGCCACGGCCATGGGGACCACGTGGGGGACACGGTGGAGATCGCTCGGCGGAACGCGTGCGTGGTGGTCTCGAATTTCGAGATCGCCAATTGGATGGGGGCCCAGGGGGTGGGGGCGCACCCGATGCACATCGGCGGGGCGTTCACCTTTCCGTGGGGCCGGGTGAAACTCGTGCCGGCCCTGCACGGCTCGGCGCTCCCGGACGGTTCGTACGGCGGGAACCCGGCGGGCTTCTTGATCTTCATGGGAGGCAAGACGGTCTACTACGCGGGGGACACGGCCCTCCATTCGGACATGGGCCTTTACGGGCGCCTCTACCCGGCGGATCTGGCCCTCCTCCCCATCGGCGACAACTTCACCATGGGCATCGACGACGCCGTGGAGGCCGCGGTCCTGTGCGGGGCCAAAGAGGTCATGCCCATCCACTACGACACCTTCCCCGTGATTCCCGCCGACCCGTCAACCTTCGCGGCCAAGGCCGCCGCCCGCGGCGTGAAGGTGCGGGTCGTGGGCTTCGGCGAGACGGTGGACGTCTGA